From Aquificota bacterium, one genomic window encodes:
- a CDS encoding OmpA family protein: MKKKKCPEEVSEKWAIPYADFLTLLLCLFIALFAMAQAGKQAAMEYAQAFAKAFGMRLVPFQETLPKQILPAPVLKRAEPTEKGRKIQRQLQELQEMLKKLGLEGEFKIAYEAIGIRLILQEKLLFDPGSADIKPEMRPILDKIYEIIKDLPNPVEVEGHTDNIPISTERFPSNWELSGARASSIVRYFISKGINPERLKASGYADTRPLASNATPEGRAQNRRVEIVILNIKGSELTVPKIEENQ, from the coding sequence ATGAAGAAGAAAAAGTGCCCAGAAGAAGTTTCTGAAAAATGGGCCATACCATATGCAGACTTCCTTACCTTGCTTCTTTGTCTTTTTATAGCACTTTTTGCCATGGCCCAGGCAGGTAAACAAGCAGCTATGGAATACGCTCAAGCCTTTGCAAAGGCCTTTGGTATGAGGTTGGTGCCTTTTCAAGAGACCCTTCCCAAGCAGATACTACCAGCACCTGTACTAAAAAGGGCTGAACCTACGGAAAAAGGTAGAAAAATACAAAGGCAACTCCAAGAGCTTCAAGAGATGCTTAAAAAGCTTGGTTTGGAGGGAGAATTTAAAATAGCCTACGAAGCCATAGGCATTAGGCTCATACTCCAAGAAAAACTCCTTTTTGACCCAGGAAGTGCAGACATAAAACCGGAGATGAGACCCATACTGGATAAGATATATGAGATAATCAAGGACCTTCCAAACCCGGTAGAGGTGGAAGGTCATACAGACAATATACCCATATCCACCGAGAGGTTCCCCTCCAACTGGGAGCTTTCTGGTGCAAGGGCAAGCTCAATAGTAAGATACTTTATATCAAAGGGTATAAACCCAGAAAGGTTAAAGGCTTCTGGCTATGCGGATACAAGGCCTTTGGCATCCAACGCTACCCCAGAGGGCAGGGCTCAAAACAGAAGAGTGGAGATAGTCATACTCAATATAAAGGGTTCGGAACTAACTGTGCCAAAGATAGAAGAGAATCAATGA
- a CDS encoding response regulator transcription factor, whose protein sequence is MRILLVEDDLSLARSLKSVLEREGYKVNLASDGKRGLDLALSGGFDLIILDLLLPTLEGDKIVKRLREEGINTPVLMLTVMGDISQKVKLFTLGADDYLTKPFHLEELLARVRALIRRRYGGSSDVIQIGELRLDMGRKNVFVKGEEIKLTYGEYAILEYLCLNRGRYVSKEELREKVFYYHSDSNSLEVLISRIRKKLGSRDIIKSVKGLGYMVE, encoded by the coding sequence TTGAGGATACTCCTCGTAGAGGATGACCTTTCTTTGGCAAGGTCCTTGAAAAGCGTCCTTGAGAGGGAGGGCTACAAGGTCAACTTGGCCTCGGATGGTAAAAGAGGACTTGATCTGGCCCTAAGTGGAGGCTTTGACCTTATCATTCTGGACCTTCTTCTTCCCACTTTGGAGGGGGATAAGATAGTAAAAAGGCTAAGGGAAGAGGGGATCAATACACCTGTCCTTATGCTCACTGTTATGGGAGATATATCTCAAAAGGTTAAGCTTTTCACTTTGGGTGCGGATGACTACCTTACCAAGCCTTTTCACCTTGAAGAGCTTTTGGCAAGGGTGAGGGCCTTGATAAGGAGGAGGTATGGAGGATCTTCCGATGTGATACAGATAGGGGAATTGAGGCTGGATATGGGAAGAAAAAATGTCTTTGTGAAAGGGGAGGAGATAAAGCTTACATATGGAGAGTATGCCATCCTTGAATACCTATGCCTAAACAGAGGAAGGTATGTAAGCAAAGAAGAGTTAAGGGAAAAGGTCTTTTACTACCACTCCGATAGCAACAGCTTGGAGGTGCTTATCTCAAGGATAAGGAAAAAGCTTGGGTCAAGGGATATTATAAAATCTGTGAAAGGTTTGGGGTACATGGTGGAATGA
- a CDS encoding TolC family protein yields MIIVLLLLIQVCYAIDLRGVIDRALEYYPSLKALKEERTKFKGKAMTYRSYLNPSLEVEVGNFGTAKESVKTNPIYSLSYSQPLSIYPIGKSFKNMVDYEEKAFLERMEQEKSLLISEVYLAYYMALYRKELLKVAQENYKISQELHSFIKRLFELGETTKLEVFRSERELDLARVELEMAQRDYENALKNLSYLIGQRVEDLEESFDRLHSIKEINFENSPRLKQYQYAIKGLEAGIEVERILSKPQFSLTVLGEKVSSQEYGFRVGISAALPLFYRREGEILQLLAERRSMELRKSLEELSLKRDYELVRSRYEKLLEEIERIEKQTIPKAKEELSLAIKSYKLRTITLLELTETKRRYVELLKYRLELIRQAHEEYAKYLSLGGEL; encoded by the coding sequence ATGATAATAGTCCTACTTTTGCTTATCCAAGTGTGCTACGCCATAGACCTAAGGGGTGTCATTGATAGGGCTTTGGAATACTATCCATCCTTAAAGGCACTAAAGGAAGAAAGGACCAAGTTCAAAGGCAAGGCCATGACCTACAGGTCCTACCTAAACCCAAGCCTTGAGGTGGAGGTGGGAAACTTTGGCACAGCAAAGGAAAGCGTCAAAACAAATCCTATATACAGCCTTTCTTACTCTCAACCTCTTAGTATTTATCCCATTGGGAAAAGCTTCAAAAATATGGTAGATTACGAAGAGAAGGCATTCCTTGAGAGGATGGAGCAGGAAAAAAGCCTTTTGATAAGCGAGGTTTATCTGGCCTACTATATGGCCCTATACAGGAAAGAACTATTAAAAGTGGCTCAAGAAAACTATAAGATAAGCCAAGAGCTTCACAGTTTTATAAAAAGGCTTTTTGAACTTGGAGAGACCACCAAGCTGGAGGTCTTTAGGTCCGAAAGGGAGCTTGATTTGGCAAGGGTTGAGTTGGAGATGGCCCAAAGGGACTATGAGAACGCTTTAAAAAACCTCTCTTACCTTATAGGCCAAAGGGTGGAGGACTTGGAAGAAAGCTTTGACAGGCTACACAGCATAAAGGAGATAAACTTTGAAAATTCACCAAGGCTAAAGCAGTACCAGTATGCCATAAAGGGCTTGGAGGCAGGCATAGAGGTGGAAAGAATACTTTCCAAGCCCCAGTTTAGCCTTACAGTGCTTGGAGAAAAGGTCTCTTCCCAAGAGTATGGCTTCAGAGTTGGTATTTCTGCCGCACTTCCACTATTCTACAGAAGGGAGGGAGAGATATTACAGCTTTTGGCAGAAAGGAGGAGCATGGAGCTTAGGAAAAGTCTGGAGGAGCTAAGCTTAAAAAGGGATTATGAGCTTGTCAGGTCAAGGTATGAAAAGCTTTTGGAAGAGATAGAAAGGATAGAAAAGCAGACCATACCAAAGGCAAAGGAGGAGCTTAGCCTTGCCATAAAGAGCTACAAGCTAAGGACCATAACCCTTTTGGAGCTTACAGAGACAAAGAGAAGGTATGTGGAGCTTTTAAAGTATAGGCTGGAACTAATAAGGCAGGCACACGAGGAGTATGCCAAATATTTAAGCCTTGGGGGTGAGCTATGA
- a CDS encoding DegT/DnrJ/EryC1/StrS family aminotransferase, translating into MIRIIEPRFSEEEKEVLLEILDSGHITRGKWTALFQEEFARYIGVKHVFTVCSGTVALFIALKALNVEGKYVVVPAMSFMATIDAVYLAGGIPVVVDVDEYYTMDPNQLEEAVKKYNPKVVIPVHLYGQTADMDSIMWLSERYGFYVLEDSAQAHGAMWKDKRAGSLGHLSAFSFYASKNIPMGEGGAIATNDDKLAQEIKKWIDFGDHPAFNVRITEFQAGIGYVQLKKVEENNRRRREIALKYKKYLNGSFVHPEEREKAYHVYHLYTLRHPERDKIVESLKEKGIDARVYYPYLLHELRGAEHLPTPKAESFKKEVFSIPVHPYLMEEEVNFIIDSLLSLAQLVPNPLY; encoded by the coding sequence ATGATAAGAATTATTGAGCCAAGGTTTTCGGAAGAGGAGAAGGAAGTACTCTTAGAAATCTTAGACAGCGGGCACATAACAAGAGGCAAGTGGACAGCCCTATTTCAGGAAGAGTTTGCCAGATACATCGGCGTAAAGCATGTCTTTACTGTGTGTTCTGGAACTGTGGCCCTCTTTATAGCCCTAAAGGCTTTAAACGTGGAAGGTAAGTATGTGGTTGTGCCTGCCATGAGCTTTATGGCCACCATAGATGCGGTTTATTTGGCGGGAGGTATTCCTGTGGTGGTGGACGTGGATGAGTACTACACCATGGACCCAAACCAGCTGGAAGAGGCTGTAAAAAAATACAACCCTAAGGTGGTTATCCCCGTACACCTTTATGGACAGACGGCGGATATGGATTCAATCATGTGGCTTTCAGAAAGGTATGGCTTTTATGTGCTTGAGGATTCTGCTCAGGCCCATGGTGCCATGTGGAAGGATAAAAGGGCAGGGTCTTTGGGTCATCTTTCGGCCTTTAGCTTTTACGCCTCTAAAAACATTCCCATGGGAGAAGGTGGTGCCATAGCCACCAACGACGACAAACTTGCCCAAGAGATAAAAAAGTGGATAGACTTTGGAGACCATCCTGCCTTTAATGTGAGAATTACCGAATTTCAGGCGGGAATTGGCTATGTGCAACTAAAAAAAGTGGAAGAAAACAACAGAAGAAGAAGGGAGATAGCATTAAAGTATAAGAAATACTTGAATGGAAGCTTTGTGCATCCAGAGGAGAGGGAAAAAGCCTACCATGTTTACCACCTTTATACTCTTAGACATCCAGAGAGGGATAAGATAGTAGAAAGCTTAAAAGAAAAAGGAATAGATGCAAGGGTTTATTATCCTTACCTACTTCATGAGCTAAGGGGGGCAGAGCATTTGCCTACTCCAAAGGCAGAAAGCTTTAAAAAGGAAGTCTTTTCCATACCAGTCCATCCATACCTTATGGAAGAAGAGGTGAATTTTATCATTGATTCTCTTCTATCTTTGGCACAGTTAGTTCCGAACCCTTTATATTGA
- the trpS gene encoding tryptophan--tRNA ligase, with translation MRILSGMRPTGKLHLGHYFGVIKNWVKLQEEHQTFYMIADWHALTTGYKKVQEIPQNIEEMLIDWIALGIDPQKSVLFKQSDIKEHAELFLIFSMITPKSWLEWNPTYKDTKYNLLRIADLSLMFKGGIRDLVRTFIASLPYKVEDFEALEDMLLDNLSDALIEALFEGHLDKEILKELNVSKRDFYDTDTYGFLGYPVLQAVDILIYKAEAVPVGEDQLPHIELAREIARRFNSLYGETFPEPQAMLTETPRLPGTDGRKMSKSYNNAIYFADSKEEVQRKVMSFFTDPQKLRKGDPGRPEICPVFFYHKVFSPSQKVEEIERDCRSGKLGCVDCKRLMFEGLEAFLEPIRERRKEVEKDKERLKGVLKEGAKKARAIAIKTMEEVREKIKVG, from the coding sequence ATGAGGATTTTAAGCGGTATGAGACCTACAGGAAAGCTTCATCTTGGACACTATTTTGGCGTTATAAAAAACTGGGTAAAGCTACAGGAGGAACATCAAACCTTTTATATGATCGCAGACTGGCACGCCCTAACTACAGGCTACAAAAAGGTTCAGGAGATACCACAGAACATAGAGGAGATGCTTATAGACTGGATTGCACTTGGAATAGACCCGCAAAAGAGCGTCCTTTTTAAACAATCGGACATAAAAGAGCATGCAGAGCTTTTTCTCATATTTTCCATGATAACGCCCAAAAGTTGGCTTGAATGGAACCCAACCTACAAGGATACAAAATACAACCTATTGAGGATAGCAGACCTCAGCCTTATGTTCAAAGGTGGCATAAGGGACCTTGTGAGGACCTTCATAGCCTCTTTGCCTTATAAGGTAGAAGACTTTGAGGCCCTTGAGGATATGCTTTTGGACAACCTCTCAGATGCCCTTATTGAGGCCCTCTTTGAAGGCCACTTGGACAAGGAGATACTCAAGGAGCTAAATGTTTCAAAAAGGGATTTTTATGATACGGATACTTATGGCTTTCTTGGATATCCTGTTTTGCAAGCTGTAGATATTCTCATATACAAGGCGGAGGCAGTGCCTGTAGGAGAGGACCAATTGCCACACATAGAACTGGCAAGGGAAATAGCAAGGAGGTTCAACAGCCTATACGGTGAAACCTTTCCAGAACCACAGGCCATGCTTACAGAAACACCAAGGCTTCCCGGCACCGATGGTAGGAAGATGAGCAAATCTTACAACAACGCCATCTATTTTGCGGACAGCAAAGAAGAAGTCCAAAGGAAGGTGATGAGCTTTTTCACAGACCCTCAAAAGCTCCGTAAAGGGGACCCGGGAAGGCCTGAGATATGCCCTGTATTTTTCTACCACAAGGTATTTAGCCCATCACAAAAGGTGGAAGAGATAGAAAGGGACTGCAGGAGCGGTAAGCTTGGCTGTGTTGATTGTAAAAGGCTTATGTTTGAAGGTCTTGAGGCCTTCCTTGAACCAATAAGGGAAAGAAGAAAGGAGGTGGAAAAGGATAAAGAAAGATTAAAAGGGGTGTTAAAGGAAGGTGCTAAAAAGGCCAGAGCTATAGCGATCAAGACTATGGAAGAGGTAAGGGAGAAGATTAAGGTGGGATGA
- a CDS encoding lipoate--protein ligase: MWRVVYTGQRPHYENIALDRIMIDLMVENKIPPTIRFLQFKPECVLVGFHQAVEQEVRLEYTQREGIEVGRRITGGGAIYFDETHIGWEVIATKDHLGDLNYEELTRKICTGVAKGLQKLGIKAEFRPRNDIEVEGRKISGTGGVFEGKAFLYQGTVLMDFNVERMLKSLQIPVEKLTSKGIKSAEDRVEWVKRALGYMPEKEKVFEAILQGLKEELNIDFQWGELTDEELRLLEEKKDYFRSEEWIYHVKKAPTDSEMLFGIYRCPGGTFRVSAKVDLQSKVLQQIIINGDFFVKPQRLIYDLEAYLKHTPIRDVENRIRDFFSQREWEGLNLRVEDFVEAVLFPLRKVEGIDLGIEKKRLNNIIASIGGGLIENLQKAKVMLLPYCAKPRWCDYRHLDDCGECGGCTVGDAYRLAYQKGMIPITITSFELLRDTLLWCAQNGYTYVGHCCYEFYEKRYEIFKRASEEGANGVLFDIVGTTCYSLGVEEEEKAYHGEFTVELDLIKEDLYKSLSVKEDEGIEIEKQRVSFDFSPYLADFKPTYYKKPKAVPTPEEDRTRTSMQKEVFLGEATLEDRVVGYKEALEILAKWIKESERPTIVLGPLVFWDFGEKELQEKAKAVRDLIEKVGRFNVKVLPDYRPKLKKYDPSVEMDPPNPHHAILHGKHDLTILVGVHCYRTDFVIRLLKKHTDTKIATLCGLYGHPTAHLSTAFTDAQKIEGLIKLL; this comes from the coding sequence ATGTGGAGAGTTGTATATACGGGCCAGAGGCCCCACTATGAGAACATAGCCCTTGATAGGATCATGATAGACCTTATGGTAGAGAATAAAATCCCACCAACCATAAGGTTTTTACAGTTTAAGCCAGAATGTGTTCTTGTAGGTTTTCACCAGGCGGTGGAACAAGAGGTAAGGCTTGAATATACTCAAAGAGAAGGCATAGAGGTGGGAAGGCGTATAACGGGCGGTGGTGCCATATACTTTGATGAAACCCATATAGGCTGGGAGGTGATAGCCACAAAGGACCATCTTGGGGACCTAAACTACGAAGAACTTACAAGGAAGATATGCACTGGCGTGGCAAAGGGGCTTCAAAAGCTTGGAATAAAGGCAGAGTTCAGACCAAGGAATGACATAGAGGTGGAGGGAAGGAAGATCTCTGGCACAGGCGGAGTCTTTGAAGGCAAGGCCTTCTTATACCAAGGCACTGTGCTTATGGATTTTAACGTAGAGAGGATGTTAAAGTCTTTGCAGATACCAGTAGAAAAGCTAACCTCTAAGGGGATAAAATCTGCGGAAGACAGAGTAGAGTGGGTAAAGAGGGCCTTGGGATATATGCCGGAAAAGGAAAAGGTCTTTGAGGCCATACTCCAAGGCTTAAAGGAAGAGCTAAACATTGACTTCCAGTGGGGAGAGCTAACCGATGAGGAGCTAAGGCTCCTTGAAGAAAAGAAGGACTACTTCAGGAGCGAGGAATGGATATACCATGTAAAGAAGGCGCCCACCGACAGCGAGATGCTCTTTGGTATATACAGATGCCCAGGTGGAACCTTTAGGGTCTCCGCCAAAGTGGATCTTCAAAGCAAAGTCTTACAACAGATTATCATAAACGGAGATTTCTTTGTAAAACCCCAAAGGCTCATATACGACCTTGAGGCCTACCTAAAGCATACACCCATAAGGGATGTGGAAAATAGGATAAGGGACTTTTTCTCCCAAAGGGAATGGGAAGGGCTAAACCTAAGGGTAGAGGACTTTGTGGAGGCGGTTTTATTTCCCCTTAGAAAGGTGGAAGGCATAGACCTTGGCATAGAAAAAAAAAGATTGAATAACATCATAGCCTCCATAGGAGGAGGCCTAATAGAGAACCTTCAAAAGGCAAAGGTAATGCTCCTTCCTTATTGCGCCAAGCCAAGATGGTGTGATTATAGACACCTTGACGATTGTGGTGAATGCGGTGGTTGCACTGTGGGCGATGCCTACAGGCTTGCCTACCAAAAGGGCATGATACCCATAACTATAACTTCTTTTGAACTTCTTAGGGATACTCTCCTCTGGTGCGCTCAGAACGGCTACACTTACGTAGGCCATTGTTGTTATGAGTTTTATGAAAAGAGGTATGAGATATTCAAAAGGGCTTCTGAAGAAGGTGCCAATGGTGTTCTTTTTGACATAGTGGGAACCACATGCTACAGCCTTGGAGTGGAAGAAGAAGAAAAGGCCTATCATGGAGAGTTTACGGTGGAGCTGGACCTTATAAAGGAAGACCTATACAAAAGCTTATCTGTTAAGGAGGATGAAGGGATAGAAATAGAAAAGCAAAGAGTAAGCTTTGATTTTTCTCCATACCTTGCGGACTTCAAACCCACCTACTACAAAAAGCCCAAGGCTGTACCCACGCCAGAAGAGGACAGAACGAGAACTTCCATGCAGAAGGAAGTCTTCCTTGGCGAGGCCACCCTTGAGGACAGAGTTGTAGGCTATAAGGAGGCCTTGGAGATCCTTGCCAAGTGGATAAAGGAGTCAGAAAGGCCCACCATAGTGCTTGGCCCCCTTGTCTTCTGGGATTTTGGAGAAAAAGAGCTTCAAGAAAAGGCAAAGGCTGTAAGAGACCTTATAGAAAAGGTGGGAAGGTTCAACGTTAAAGTCCTTCCAGATTATAGGCCAAAGCTGAAAAAGTATGACCCTTCTGTGGAGATGGACCCACCAAACCCTCATCATGCCATCTTACATGGCAAGCATGACCTCACCATCCTTGTGGGAGTCCATTGCTACAGAACAGACTTTGTTATAAGACTTTTGAAAAAACACACGGATACAAAGATAGCAACTTTGTGTGGCCTATACGGCCATCCTACAGCCCATCTTTCCACTGCCTTTACAGATGCGCAAAAGATTGAAGGCCTGATAAAGCTACTTTAG
- a CDS encoding efflux RND transporter periplasmic adaptor subunit, which yields MRLWILLLLPILSFSQVIRLDPEKEKKLSIKLWEVKEEEVVEELRLPAQVSNYSSSVAQVHSPISGIVKRLFVKQGDFVKKGQALASVYSPQVAELQAQIRMAKVRLKTAEETLRREEMLYKEEVIPYARYYGAKIEYEKAKGEYEALLMALRSFGEVRENEVFVRSPISGYVVEQSVFVGSGVDTSKEMFKIQSYERLWVYAYADPRDVDRIKKGTKGYVLWKDKRLWGTVDYISGEVDKNTKRVPIRLLVENREELLRPGLMVDVYLQLGNIRGLWLPAQSLQRLGEDYVVFVKTKEGFEVRKVKKVKEVGDKVLVEGSIRKGERVAMSGLVFLKSQVER from the coding sequence ATGAGGCTTTGGATTCTTTTGCTTTTACCTATTCTTTCCTTCTCCCAGGTTATAAGGCTGGACCCAGAAAAGGAGAAAAAGCTAAGCATAAAACTTTGGGAGGTAAAGGAGGAAGAGGTGGTGGAGGAACTAAGACTTCCCGCACAGGTAAGCAATTATTCAAGCTCTGTAGCTCAGGTCCATTCTCCAATTTCTGGTATAGTCAAAAGGCTTTTTGTAAAGCAGGGTGATTTTGTGAAAAAGGGTCAAGCCTTGGCCTCTGTTTATTCTCCTCAAGTGGCAGAGCTTCAGGCCCAGATAAGGATGGCAAAGGTGAGGCTAAAGACGGCGGAGGAAACGCTAAGGAGGGAGGAGATGCTATACAAAGAAGAGGTCATTCCCTATGCCAGATATTACGGTGCAAAGATAGAGTATGAGAAGGCAAAGGGGGAGTATGAGGCCCTTTTGATGGCCCTTAGGTCCTTTGGTGAGGTAAGGGAAAATGAGGTATTTGTTAGGTCTCCCATAAGCGGTTATGTGGTGGAACAAAGTGTTTTCGTTGGGTCTGGTGTGGATACTTCCAAGGAGATGTTTAAAATCCAGTCTTATGAGAGGCTTTGGGTATATGCCTATGCGGACCCAAGGGATGTGGATAGGATAAAAAAGGGGACAAAAGGTTATGTGCTTTGGAAGGATAAAAGGCTTTGGGGGACTGTGGATTATATATCGGGGGAGGTGGATAAAAACACAAAGAGGGTTCCCATAAGGCTTTTGGTGGAAAACAGGGAAGAGCTTTTGAGGCCCGGTCTTATGGTGGATGTCTACCTTCAGCTTGGGAATATAAGGGGCCTTTGGCTACCTGCCCAGAGCCTCCAAAGGCTTGGAGAGGATTATGTGGTCTTTGTGAAAACTAAGGAGGGCTTTGAGGTGAGGAAGGTAAAGAAGGTAAAGGAGGTGGGGGACAAGGTGCTGGTGGAGGGGAGCATAAGAAAAGGTGAAAGGGTGGCCATGAGCGGTCTTGTATTCCTTAAATCTCAGGTAGAGAGATGA
- a CDS encoding MotA/TolQ/ExbB proton channel family protein, protein MDILTVVGIVGGLVALLIGAILKGASILFLIQPAAFVIVVPTTLFASLVVMPLSKFSLIIEGLKMAFKGGGNEMLEVKNQLVELANLVRKEGMLALETKAEEIEDPFLRRAIDLMVLGVDENVLVESLEAEIAKKEEDFEIAVEYWKNSAESAPTFGLVGAVFGLMKALKSLDNAQELAHGVSSAFVATVYGITFSYLVFGPLSKKIKIKSKEEILKMYMVLDACRMMVRGENPRLIEERLSSYIEVKG, encoded by the coding sequence ATGGATATTCTTACGGTTGTGGGGATAGTAGGAGGGCTTGTTGCTCTTTTGATAGGTGCTATTTTAAAAGGCGCAAGCATCCTATTTTTGATACAGCCTGCTGCCTTTGTAATAGTGGTCCCTACCACTCTTTTCGCAAGCCTTGTGGTTATGCCCTTATCTAAGTTTTCCCTGATAATAGAAGGGCTTAAGATGGCCTTTAAAGGTGGCGGTAATGAAATGCTTGAGGTAAAGAATCAACTGGTAGAGCTGGCAAACCTTGTAAGAAAGGAAGGCATGCTTGCTCTTGAAACAAAAGCGGAGGAGATAGAAGACCCCTTTCTTAGAAGGGCTATAGACCTTATGGTGCTTGGTGTGGATGAAAATGTATTGGTTGAAAGCCTTGAAGCCGAAATAGCAAAAAAGGAAGAAGACTTTGAAATAGCGGTAGAGTATTGGAAAAACTCTGCGGAAAGTGCGCCCACCTTTGGCCTTGTAGGTGCAGTTTTTGGCCTTATGAAGGCCCTAAAAAGCCTTGACAACGCCCAAGAGCTTGCTCACGGCGTATCATCAGCCTTTGTGGCTACAGTTTATGGTATAACCTTCTCTTACCTTGTTTTTGGACCACTTTCAAAGAAGATAAAAATAAAATCCAAAGAGGAAATACTTAAAATGTACATGGTTTTGGACGCCTGTAGGATGATGGTAAGAGGGGAAAACCCAAGGCTCATAGAAGAAAGGCTAAGTTCTTACATTGAGGTGAAAGGTTAA
- a CDS encoding HAMP domain-containing histidine kinase produces the protein MKRFIKLHLNLFFAIFLLLFTFYSLVLYMVVEKALLASVDRHITDDARIFEQSYFFGKDFEPHPGYELYAIRTPDGSLLEASEDISLPFSKDWTTPDLRLIKVGDRFYRMLTYKRKDGFYVQYAVNFTSEKEFLERLKVFLFLSWLLFLFILAGIYLFTVRSLLNSIKRASDSLFEERFDEEVYEELRPFMEKVHEGIKKIRESAERHRNILLALSHSVKTPLSTALLLLEDLMRSHKDDRLKTIHEELWRLERSLSTFLRMAKMESQQDLIKKERCNLEEVLKGIVRLYDPEGKRIRLSLLEEPLCAYCDRDVLLEVLGVLVDNAIRHGIEEGKVDIRVEKDGEYVYVKVSNLSEKSVEDRVLFKPFEGRHTGIGLYVAYNLCKMMGCDLKIGQERVEEGYRVEASLRLSLC, from the coding sequence ATGAAAAGGTTTATAAAGCTTCATCTAAATTTGTTTTTTGCAATTTTCCTTCTTCTCTTTACCTTCTATAGCCTTGTGCTTTATATGGTGGTGGAAAAGGCCCTTCTTGCATCGGTGGACAGACACATAACGGACGATGCAAGGATCTTTGAACAATCTTACTTTTTTGGAAAGGATTTTGAACCTCACCCAGGCTATGAGCTTTATGCCATAAGGACGCCCGATGGAAGCCTTTTGGAGGCTTCGGAAGACATCTCTTTACCCTTTAGTAAAGACTGGACAACGCCAGACCTACGACTTATAAAGGTGGGAGACAGATTTTACAGAATGCTAACCTACAAAAGAAAAGATGGTTTTTACGTGCAGTATGCGGTAAACTTCACATCAGAAAAGGAGTTTTTAGAAAGGTTAAAGGTCTTTTTGTTCCTATCATGGCTTTTATTCCTTTTCATCTTGGCTGGCATATACCTTTTTACCGTAAGGTCTTTGCTAAATTCTATAAAGAGGGCAAGTGATAGCCTTTTTGAAGAGAGGTTTGATGAAGAAGTCTATGAAGAGCTAAGGCCCTTTATGGAAAAGGTGCATGAGGGGATAAAGAAAATAAGGGAGAGCGCAGAAAGGCATAGGAACATACTTTTGGCCCTTAGCCACTCTGTAAAAACGCCCCTTTCTACTGCCCTTCTTCTTTTGGAAGACCTCATGAGGTCCCATAAAGATGATAGGCTAAAGACTATCCATGAAGAATTGTGGAGGCTGGAAAGAAGCCTAAGTACCTTCCTCAGGATGGCCAAAATGGAAAGCCAGCAGGACCTTATAAAGAAGGAAAGGTGCAATCTGGAGGAGGTTTTAAAAGGCATAGTAAGGCTGTATGACCCAGAGGGCAAAAGGATAAGGCTAAGCCTTTTGGAAGAACCTCTTTGTGCTTATTGTGATAGGGATGTGCTTTTGGAGGTGCTTGGCGTGCTTGTGGATAACGCCATAAGGCATGGCATTGAAGAGGGCAAGGTGGATATAAGGGTGGAAAAGGATGGAGAATATGTTTATGTAAAGGTGAGCAACCTTTCGGAAAAGTCTGTAGAAGATAGGGTGCTTTTTAAGCCCTTTGAGGGAAGGCATACGGGCATAGGCCTTTATGTGGCTTATAACCTATGTAAGATGATGGGCTGTGATTTAAAAATAGGACAAGAGAGGGTAGAAGAAGGTTATAGAGTGGAGGCTTCTTTGCGGTTAAGCCTGTGTTAA